The Selenomonas sp. AB3002 sequence CCTGAGAAGTTTTTGTAACATTTATCACAGAATATTTATCCCCGATATGATAGCATGGTGAAGAATACACAGAAAGGGTGTTGCACATGGGCAAATGGGGCGTGTTTTACTCCTCGGTGACGGGAAACACGAAGATGATAGCAGAGAAAATCGCAGAGGCCGCTGGCGGAGCTGACTTGCTGCCGGTGGAGGAAATGCCGGAGGATCTGTCCGGCTATGAGGTAGTGGCTCTGGGGTACTGGCTGCGGCTGGGCGGGGCTGACCCCAAGATGATGAGGTACCTGCCCAAAGTCAAAGACAGCACGGTGATACTCTTTGAGACCCACGGCACCGACCCGGGCAGCGAGCACGCCGTCACCGCCTACGCGCGGGCAGCGTACCTGCTGGGCGAAGGCTGCGAAATCCTGGGCACCTTCGGCTGCCAGGGCAAGATAAATCCAGCCCTTATAGAGAAGCGAAAAAACTCCTCCCCCGATGACCCCCACGGCGGCACCGCAGCCATGGAGCGCTGGAAACGGGCGGCAAATCACCCCAACGAAGAAGACTTTTCCGCCGCCGCAGACTTCGTGGCCCAGATGAAACGCAAGCTAGTGCTCCGGCAGAAATACCGGGAGCATAAGCAATAACGAGGTTGTCCAAC is a genomic window containing:
- a CDS encoding flavodoxin family protein; the encoded protein is MGKWGVFYSSVTGNTKMIAEKIAEAAGGADLLPVEEMPEDLSGYEVVALGYWLRLGGADPKMMRYLPKVKDSTVILFETHGTDPGSEHAVTAYARAAYLLGEGCEILGTFGCQGKINPALIEKRKNSSPDDPHGGTAAMERWKRAANHPNEEDFSAAADFVAQMKRKLVLRQKYREHKQ